Proteins encoded by one window of Yersinia massiliensis:
- the pheT gene encoding phenylalanine--tRNA ligase subunit beta: MKFSELWLREWVNPAISSDELTHQITMAGLEVDGVEPVAGEFNGVVVGHVVECGQHPNADKLRVTKIDVGGDRLLDIVCGAPNCRQGLKVAVATVGAVLPGDFKIKAAKLRGEPSEGMLCSFSELAISEDHDGIIELPADAPIGVDIREYLKLDDKTIEISVTPNRADCLGIIGVARDVAVVNQLALTEPDMSPVAASINDTFPIRVDAPQACPRYLGRVVKGINVKAATPLWMREKLRRCGIRSIDPVVDVTNFVLLELGQPMHAFDLDRIEGGIIVRLAAEGEELTLLDGTKAKLNADTLVIADQQKPLAMAGIFGGEHSGVNEETRNVLLESAFFNPLSITGRARRHGLHTDASHRYERGVDPALQHKAIERATRLLIDICGGEAGPVIDVTAAQDLPKRATITLRREKLDRLIGHHVPSEQVSDILRRLGCQVTELGTDWQAVAPSWRFDMEIEEDLVEEVARIYGYNNIPDVPIKADLVMTKHREADLSLKRVKTALVDRGYQEAITYSFVDPKVQALLHPQQEALILPSPISVDMSAMRLSLLTGLLSAVVYNQNRQQSRLRLFESGLRFVPDNTADLGVRQDVMLAGVIAGHRYEEHWDLVRQPIDFYDLKGDLEAILELTGKLSDVQFRAESHSALHPGQSAAIYLSGEHIGFIGVVHPELERKLDLNGRTVVFELLWNKLADRAVPQASEISRFPANRRDIAVVVAENVPAEDILAECKKVGANQVVGVNLFDVYRGKGVAEGYKSLAISLVLQDTARTLEEEEIAATVARCVEALKQRFQASLRD, translated from the coding sequence ATGAAATTCAGTGAACTTTGGTTACGCGAATGGGTGAACCCAGCCATTAGCAGTGACGAATTAACCCATCAAATTACAATGGCGGGTCTTGAAGTTGATGGCGTTGAGCCTGTTGCGGGCGAATTTAATGGTGTTGTTGTCGGTCACGTCGTGGAATGTGGTCAGCATCCAAATGCAGATAAACTGCGAGTGACCAAGATTGATGTGGGTGGTGATCGTCTGCTGGACATCGTTTGTGGTGCACCGAACTGTCGTCAAGGCCTGAAAGTTGCGGTTGCGACAGTGGGCGCTGTTTTACCTGGAGACTTTAAGATTAAGGCCGCCAAGTTACGTGGTGAGCCATCAGAAGGCATGTTGTGTTCTTTCTCTGAGTTAGCAATTTCAGAAGATCACGATGGTATTATCGAGCTACCAGCAGATGCCCCAATCGGTGTTGATATTCGTGAATACCTGAAGTTAGATGATAAAACCATTGAAATCAGCGTGACACCGAATCGTGCGGATTGCTTAGGCATTATCGGTGTTGCACGTGATGTCGCTGTTGTTAACCAACTGGCATTAACTGAGCCGGATATGAGCCCAGTTGCCGCCTCGATTAATGACACTTTCCCTATCCGCGTAGATGCACCACAAGCTTGCCCACGTTATTTGGGCCGCGTAGTGAAGGGCATTAACGTTAAAGCCGCCACGCCATTGTGGATGCGTGAGAAATTGCGCCGCTGCGGTATTCGCTCGATTGATCCTGTTGTAGACGTCACTAACTTTGTCTTACTTGAGTTAGGTCAGCCGATGCATGCGTTTGATCTGGACCGTATCGAAGGTGGCATTATTGTCCGTCTAGCAGCCGAAGGCGAAGAGCTGACACTTTTGGATGGAACAAAAGCTAAACTGAATGCTGACACATTGGTTATTGCCGACCAGCAAAAACCGCTGGCGATGGCCGGTATTTTTGGTGGCGAGCATTCTGGTGTTAATGAAGAAACCCGTAATGTCCTGTTGGAGTCTGCATTCTTCAATCCACTGTCAATTACAGGACGAGCGCGTCGCCATGGTCTGCATACTGATGCCTCTCATCGTTATGAACGTGGCGTTGATCCAGCATTGCAGCATAAGGCGATTGAACGGGCGACTCGTTTGCTAATTGATATCTGTGGTGGTGAAGCAGGCCCCGTTATCGACGTCACGGCAGCGCAAGACTTGCCAAAGCGGGCCACTATCACGCTACGCCGTGAAAAACTGGATCGTTTAATTGGTCACCATGTGCCTTCTGAGCAGGTGAGTGACATTCTTCGCCGCCTAGGCTGTCAGGTGACTGAGCTAGGTACTGACTGGCAAGCTGTCGCACCAAGTTGGCGTTTCGATATGGAAATCGAAGAAGACTTAGTCGAAGAAGTTGCCCGTATTTACGGTTATAACAATATTCCAGATGTGCCGATCAAAGCAGATTTGGTGATGACAAAACACCGTGAAGCGGATTTATCTCTGAAGCGAGTCAAAACAGCATTAGTGGATCGTGGCTATCAGGAAGCAATTACTTACAGTTTTGTTGACCCAAAAGTGCAAGCATTACTGCACCCACAACAAGAAGCATTAATTTTACCTAGCCCTATCTCTGTTGATATGTCTGCCATGCGTTTGTCACTGCTGACCGGTTTGCTGTCTGCAGTAGTTTATAACCAGAATCGCCAGCAATCTCGTTTACGTTTATTCGAAAGTGGCCTACGCTTTGTACCTGATAACACAGCCGATCTTGGCGTTAGACAGGATGTCATGCTGGCTGGCGTCATTGCTGGGCATCGTTACGAAGAACATTGGGATCTGGTGCGCCAGCCAATCGACTTCTATGATTTGAAGGGCGATCTGGAAGCAATTCTGGAACTTACTGGCAAATTATCTGATGTTCAGTTCCGTGCAGAATCCCATTCGGCACTTCACCCGGGGCAGAGTGCGGCAATATATTTATCGGGGGAACACATTGGTTTCATTGGTGTAGTTCATCCTGAACTGGAACGTAAGCTGGATCTAAATGGCCGAACGGTAGTGTTTGAATTGTTATGGAACAAGCTTGCAGACCGCGCCGTGCCTCAAGCCAGCGAGATTTCTCGCTTCCCTGCAAACCGTCGTGATATCGCTGTTGTGGTAGCTGAAAACGTTCCCGCAGAAGATATTTTGGCAGAGTGTAAGAAAGTTGGCGCAAATCAGGTAGTTGGCGTAAACTTGTTTGATGTGTACCGTGGCAAGGGCGTAGCAGAAGGTTATAAGAGTCTGGCTATTAGTCTGGTGTTGCAGGATACCGCCCGTACACTGGAAGAAGAGGAGATCGCCGCTACCGTTGCAAGATGTGTAGAGGCGTTAAAACAGCGATTCCAAGCATCCTTGAGGGATTGA
- the rpmI gene encoding 50S ribosomal protein L35 — translation MPKIKTVRGAAKRFKKTANGGFKRKHANLRHILTKKATKRKRHLRPKGLVSKNDLGLVVACLPYA, via the coding sequence ATGCCAAAAATTAAGACAGTACGCGGCGCCGCTAAGCGCTTCAAAAAGACCGCCAATGGTGGTTTTAAGCGTAAGCATGCTAACCTGCGTCATATTTTGACCAAAAAAGCTACTAAGCGTAAACGTCATTTACGTCCAAAAGGCCTTGTATCTAAGAATGATCTGGGTCTGGTCGTGGCATGTCTGCCGTACGCATAA
- the thrS gene encoding threonine--tRNA ligase has protein sequence MPVITLPDGSQRHYDHAVSALDVALDIGPGLAKACIAGRVNGELVDASDLIESDAQLAIITTKDAEGLEILRHSCAHLLGHAIKQLWPDTKMAIGPVIDNGFYYDVDIDRTLTQEDLDLLEKRMHELADKDYDVIKKKVSWQEARDTFAARGEDYKVAILDENISRDDRPGLYHHEEYVDMCRGPHVPNMRFCHHFKLQKTSGAYWRGDSNNKMLQRIYGTAWGDKKQLNAYLQRLEEAAKRDHRKIGKQLDLYHMQEEAPGMVFWHNDGWTIFRELETFVRTKLKEYQYQEVKGPFMMDRVLWEKTGHWENYGEHMFTTSSENREYCIKPMNCPGHVQIFNQGLKSYRDLPLRMAEFGSCHRNEPSGALHGLMRVRGFTQDDAHIFCTEEQVRDEVNSCIKMVYDMYSTFGFEKIVVKLSTRPEKRIGSDEQWTRAETDLAAALTENGIPFDYQPGEGAFYGPKIEFTLHDCLDRAWQCGTVQLDFSLPGRLSASYIGENNDRQVPVMIHRAILGSIERFIGILTEEYAGFFPTWLAPVQVVVMNITDSQSDYVQQVTKKLQDAGIRAKADLRNEKIGFKIREHTLRRVPYMLVCGDKEVESGKIAVRTRRGKDLGSLDVNVVVDQLLAEIRSRSLHQLEE, from the coding sequence ATGCCTGTTATTACCCTTCCTGACGGCAGTCAGCGTCATTACGATCACGCCGTTTCTGCGCTTGATGTTGCTTTAGATATCGGCCCCGGTTTGGCAAAAGCCTGTATCGCTGGCCGTGTCAATGGCGAGCTGGTAGATGCCAGCGACTTGATCGAATCTGATGCTCAACTGGCCATTATCACCACCAAAGATGCTGAAGGGCTGGAGATACTCCGCCACTCTTGTGCACACTTGTTAGGGCACGCCATCAAGCAACTTTGGCCAGATACCAAAATGGCAATCGGCCCAGTTATCGACAACGGTTTCTATTACGATGTCGATATTGACCGTACCTTGACGCAGGAAGACTTGGATCTGCTAGAAAAGCGGATGCATGAACTTGCCGATAAAGATTACGACGTCATTAAGAAAAAGGTCAGTTGGCAAGAAGCCCGTGACACTTTTGCTGCTCGTGGTGAAGATTATAAAGTGGCTATTCTCGATGAGAATATCAGTCGTGATGATCGCCCTGGTTTATATCACCATGAAGAATACGTTGATATGTGTCGTGGCCCACACGTACCGAACATGCGTTTCTGCCATCATTTTAAATTGCAGAAAACTTCCGGTGCTTACTGGCGTGGCGATAGCAATAATAAAATGCTGCAACGTATTTATGGCACGGCTTGGGGTGATAAGAAGCAACTAAATGCTTATTTGCAACGTCTGGAAGAAGCGGCCAAACGCGACCATCGCAAGATTGGTAAGCAACTGGACCTTTACCACATGCAAGAAGAAGCACCGGGTATGGTGTTCTGGCATAACGACGGCTGGACCATCTTCCGTGAGCTGGAAACCTTTGTGCGCACCAAGCTTAAAGAGTACCAGTATCAGGAAGTGAAAGGGCCGTTTATGATGGACCGCGTACTGTGGGAAAAAACGGGGCATTGGGAAAACTATGGCGAACATATGTTTACCACATCCTCAGAAAACCGTGAGTACTGCATCAAGCCAATGAACTGTCCTGGTCACGTTCAGATTTTCAACCAAGGGTTAAAATCATACCGTGACTTGCCATTGCGTATGGCCGAGTTCGGTAGCTGCCACCGTAATGAGCCATCGGGCGCTCTTCACGGCCTCATGCGTGTTCGTGGCTTTACTCAGGATGATGCGCACATTTTCTGTACCGAAGAGCAAGTTCGCGATGAAGTGAACAGTTGCATCAAGATGGTGTACGACATGTACAGCACCTTTGGCTTCGAGAAAATTGTGGTTAAGCTGTCTACTCGTCCTGAAAAACGTATCGGCAGTGATGAGCAATGGACTCGAGCCGAAACCGATTTGGCTGCTGCACTGACTGAAAACGGCATTCCGTTTGATTATCAGCCGGGTGAAGGGGCGTTCTACGGGCCTAAAATTGAATTTACCTTGCATGATTGTTTGGATCGTGCGTGGCAGTGTGGTACCGTACAGCTCGATTTCTCATTACCGGGCCGCTTAAGTGCGTCTTACATCGGCGAAAACAATGATCGTCAGGTGCCGGTAATGATTCACCGGGCCATTTTGGGGTCGATAGAGCGTTTTATCGGTATTTTAACCGAAGAATACGCAGGCTTCTTCCCAACGTGGTTAGCTCCGGTACAAGTCGTGGTGATGAATATCACCGATAGCCAGTCTGATTATGTCCAACAAGTGACCAAAAAACTGCAAGATGCAGGGATTAGGGCAAAAGCGGACTTGAGAAATGAGAAGATTGGCTTTAAAATTCGAGAACATACGTTGCGTCGAGTTCCATATATGTTGGTCTGTGGCGATAAAGAGGTCGAGTCAGGCAAGATTGCCGTTCGTACCCGCCGCGGTAAAGACTTGGGAAGCTTGGATGTCAACGTGGTCGTAGACCAGCTGCTAGCAGAAATTCGCAGCCGTAGTCTTCATCAACTGGAGGAATAA
- the rplT gene encoding 50S ribosomal protein L20 yields the protein MARVKRGVVARARHKKILKQAKGYYGARSRVYRVAFQAVIKAGQYAYRDRRQRKRQFRQLWIARINAAARQNGLSYSRFINGLKKASVEIDRKILADIAVFDKVAFSALVEKAKVALA from the coding sequence ATGGCTCGCGTAAAACGTGGTGTGGTAGCACGTGCACGTCACAAAAAGATTTTAAAGCAGGCGAAAGGTTACTACGGTGCCCGTTCGCGCGTTTATCGTGTTGCATTCCAGGCAGTAATCAAGGCAGGCCAATACGCCTACCGTGACCGCCGCCAACGGAAGCGTCAATTCCGCCAACTGTGGATTGCACGTATTAACGCAGCTGCTCGTCAGAATGGCTTGTCTTACAGCCGTTTCATCAATGGTCTGAAAAAGGCTTCTGTTGAAATCGACCGTAAGATCTTGGCTGACATCGCAGTATTCGATAAAGTGGCATTCTCTGCACTGGTCGAAAAAGCGAAAGTAGCTCTGGCGTAA
- the pheM gene encoding pheST operon leader peptide PheM encodes MHVVTFRFFFYFSA; translated from the coding sequence ATGCATGTAGTTACTTTTCGTTTCTTTTTTTACTTTAGCGCCTGA
- a CDS encoding D-amino acid dehydrogenase: protein MRIVILGSGVVGVASAWYLAKDGHDVTVIDRQDGPAQETSAGNAGQISPGYAAPWAAPGVPLKAIKWMFQRHAPLAIHLDGSSFQLRWMWQMLRNCDTSHYMLNKSRMVRLAEYSRDCLKELREDTGIEYEGRQGGTLQLFRTEQQFDNAAKDIAVLDDAGVPYSLLTADQLATVEPALAKVAHKLTGGLRLPNDETGDCKLFTERLAKMAEQAGVKFRFNQSVDKLLVDGDQIAGVLCGDDIIKADAYVVAFGAYSTALLAGLVSIPVYPLKGYSLTIPITDPDSSPVSTVLDETYKIAITRFDDRIRVGGMAEIVGFNTQLAQARRETLEMVVGDLYPHGGNISQATFWTGLRPMTPDGTPIIGRTSLKNLYLNTGHGTLGWTMACGSGQLLADIMYGRRPAILADDLAVARYSSGFRPVNFTPLHDVHPVR, encoded by the coding sequence ATGCGTATCGTCATTTTAGGCAGTGGCGTCGTTGGGGTTGCGAGTGCATGGTATCTGGCCAAAGATGGTCATGATGTCACGGTCATTGATCGTCAGGATGGGCCAGCGCAGGAAACCAGCGCGGGTAATGCAGGGCAGATCTCCCCCGGGTACGCCGCTCCATGGGCAGCACCTGGTGTGCCACTCAAGGCAATAAAATGGATGTTCCAACGTCATGCTCCGCTCGCCATACACCTTGATGGCAGCAGTTTCCAACTGCGTTGGATGTGGCAAATGCTCAGAAATTGCGACACCTCCCATTATATGCTCAACAAAAGTCGCATGGTACGTTTGGCCGAATACAGCCGTGATTGCTTAAAAGAATTGCGAGAAGACACCGGTATTGAGTATGAAGGCCGACAGGGTGGAACACTTCAATTGTTCCGTACCGAACAGCAGTTTGATAACGCCGCTAAGGATATCGCTGTGTTGGATGATGCGGGTGTGCCTTATTCGTTGCTAACCGCAGACCAATTGGCCACTGTCGAGCCCGCTTTGGCGAAAGTCGCACATAAACTCACTGGCGGTTTACGGCTACCGAATGATGAAACCGGCGATTGTAAACTGTTTACTGAACGTCTGGCTAAGATGGCAGAACAGGCTGGCGTCAAATTCCGATTTAATCAATCAGTCGATAAGTTGTTGGTGGACGGTGATCAAATTGCAGGGGTGCTATGTGGCGACGATATTATTAAAGCTGATGCCTATGTGGTGGCCTTTGGTGCTTACTCGACGGCCTTGTTGGCGGGGTTAGTTTCCATTCCGGTTTATCCGCTGAAAGGATATTCACTGACCATTCCAATTACCGATCCCGATTCATCTCCCGTGTCTACTGTGCTGGATGAAACCTACAAAATTGCGATCACGCGTTTTGATGACCGTATTCGGGTAGGCGGCATGGCTGAAATTGTTGGTTTTAATACCCAGTTGGCGCAAGCACGGCGTGAAACACTGGAAATGGTCGTCGGCGATTTATACCCCCATGGCGGTAATATCAGTCAGGCTACGTTCTGGACGGGGTTGCGGCCAATGACACCGGATGGGACGCCCATTATCGGGCGTACATCGCTTAAGAATCTCTATTTGAACACGGGACATGGCACATTGGGTTGGACCATGGCGTGCGGTTCAGGCCAGCTATTGGCTGATATTATGTATGGGCGTCGCCCTGCAATTTTGGCTGATGACTTAGCGGTTGCGCGATATAGCTCTGGCTTTCGGCCAGTGAATTTTACGCCGTTACATGATGTGCATCCTGTTCGCTAA
- the dadX gene encoding catabolic alanine racemase DadX: MPRPIAAQLHLSALRHNLSLVRRHAGTAKIWSVVKANAYGHGLARIWQGLDATDGFALLDLNEAVLLREQGWQGPILLLEGFFQPQDLALLDHYRLTTTVHSDWQLEAINAARLTAPLNIYLKLNSGMNRLGFPIGQAEAVWQWAKSLSNVGDVTLMSHFANADNTIGAGEQFARIQQASGHIPAARCFANSAAILRHPETHYDWVRPGIILYGASPSGDVADIADMGLRPVMHLHSEIIAIQALSAGHHVGYGSRYSASSAHRIGVVACGYADGYPRLAPSGTPILVDGIMTHTVGSISMDMLTVDLTPCPQAQLGSKVEIWGENLPIDNVAAAAGTVGYELMCALASRVPVNVCA; this comes from the coding sequence ATGCCTCGCCCGATCGCCGCTCAGCTGCACTTATCTGCTTTACGCCATAACTTGAGTCTTGTTCGCCGCCACGCAGGTACAGCAAAGATATGGTCTGTAGTAAAGGCCAATGCCTATGGCCACGGTTTGGCGCGTATCTGGCAGGGGCTGGATGCAACGGATGGCTTTGCATTGCTGGACCTCAATGAAGCGGTATTACTGCGTGAACAGGGCTGGCAAGGTCCCATTTTGCTGCTTGAGGGGTTCTTCCAACCGCAAGATCTCGCACTGTTGGATCACTACCGACTTACCACCACGGTACACAGCGACTGGCAGCTTGAGGCGATCAATGCGGCGCGCTTAACAGCCCCCCTTAATATCTATTTAAAGTTAAACAGTGGTATGAACCGTTTAGGTTTCCCTATTGGGCAAGCTGAAGCGGTATGGCAATGGGCGAAAAGCCTGAGCAATGTCGGTGATGTGACACTCATGAGCCATTTTGCCAATGCTGATAATACGATTGGCGCGGGGGAGCAATTCGCGCGTATTCAGCAAGCCAGCGGACACATTCCGGCAGCCCGTTGTTTTGCTAATTCAGCGGCCATTTTGCGCCATCCCGAGACTCACTACGATTGGGTTCGACCCGGTATTATCCTTTATGGCGCTTCTCCGAGCGGAGATGTTGCTGATATCGCCGATATGGGGCTGCGCCCAGTAATGCATTTGCACAGTGAAATTATCGCGATACAGGCGCTATCAGCGGGCCATCACGTCGGTTATGGCAGTCGTTACAGTGCCAGTAGTGCGCATCGGATTGGGGTGGTGGCCTGCGGCTATGCTGACGGTTATCCGCGTTTAGCACCCAGCGGCACCCCAATCTTAGTCGATGGCATCATGACGCATACCGTGGGGTCGATTTCCATGGATATGCTAACGGTAGATTTAACACCTTGCCCACAGGCACAGCTTGGCAGCAAAGTTGAGATATGGGGGGAAAATCTGCCGATTGATAATGTGGCCGCAGCAGCAGGAACGGTAGGCTATGAGCTGATGTGTGCGCTAGCGAGCAGAGTGCCGGTCAACGTTTGTGCTTGA
- the infC gene encoding translation initiation factor IF-3 — MKGGKRVQPARPNRINKEIRATEVRLTGVDGEQIGIVSLNEALEKAEEAGVDLVEISPNAEPPVCRIMDYGKFLYEKSKSTKEQKKKQKVIQVKEIKFRPGTDDGDYQVKLRNLIRFLEDGDKAKITLRFRGREMAHQQIGMEVLNRVRKDLCEDIDLAVVESFPTRIEGRQMIMVLAPKKRQ, encoded by the coding sequence ATTAAAGGCGGAAAACGAGTTCAACCGGCGCGTCCTAATCGCATCAACAAAGAGATTCGCGCCACAGAAGTTCGCTTAACAGGCGTCGATGGTGAACAGATTGGTATTGTCAGTCTGAATGAAGCTCTTGAAAAAGCTGAGGAAGCTGGTGTTGATTTAGTAGAAATCAGTCCGAATGCCGAGCCGCCGGTTTGTCGTATCATGGATTACGGCAAATTCCTCTATGAGAAGAGCAAGTCGACAAAAGAACAGAAGAAGAAGCAAAAAGTTATTCAGGTCAAGGAAATCAAATTCCGTCCTGGTACCGATGATGGCGACTATCAGGTCAAACTACGCAACCTGATTCGCTTTCTGGAAGATGGCGATAAAGCCAAAATCACCCTACGTTTCCGTGGGCGTGAGATGGCGCACCAGCAGATCGGCATGGAAGTGCTTAACCGCGTCCGTAAAGATCTGTGCGAAGACATTGATTTGGCCGTTGTGGAGTCCTTCCCGACTCGTATCGAAGGCCGTCAAATGATCATGGTGCTCGCACCTAAGAAGAGACAGTAA
- a CDS encoding SpoVR family protein has protein sequence MTTSTPKQTAQDKRLTDGPDWTFELLQVYLDQIDKVAKHYRLETYPHQIEVITSEQMMDAYSSIGMPINYTHWSFGKKFIETEQKYKHGQQGLAYEIVINSNPCIAYLMEENTITMQALVMAHACYGHNSFFKNNYLFRAWTDASSIVDYLLFARHYISECEERYGVEEVERLLDSCHALMNYGVDRYKRPQKISLVEETARQKSREEYLQSQVNSLWKTLPRKDRGEVQAQAQRYPSEPQENLLYFMEKNAPLLESWQREVLRIVRKVSQYFYPQKQTQVMNEGWATFWHYTILNHLYDEGQVTERFMMEFLHSHTNVVYQPPYNSPYYNGINPYALGFAMFQDIKRICQSPTEEDYYWFPDIAGKDWLDTLHFAMRDFKDESFISQFLSPKVMRDFRLFTVLDDDKNNYLEISAIHNEEGYRAIRNELSAQYNLSNHEPNIQVWNVDLRGDRSLTLRYIPHDRAPLDKSRQQVMKHIHRLWGFDIHMEQLNEDGSIELLDSVPPRANKL, from the coding sequence ATGACGACTTCAACACCGAAACAGACTGCACAAGATAAGCGCCTGACTGACGGCCCGGACTGGACATTTGAATTGTTACAGGTCTATCTGGATCAGATTGACAAGGTGGCAAAACATTACCGGCTTGAAACTTACCCTCATCAGATTGAGGTTATTACCTCAGAACAAATGATGGATGCCTACTCGAGCATCGGCATGCCCATTAACTATACCCATTGGTCATTCGGTAAGAAATTCATCGAAACCGAGCAAAAATACAAGCATGGTCAGCAAGGCCTAGCCTACGAGATTGTTATTAATTCCAACCCCTGTATCGCTTACTTGATGGAAGAAAACACCATCACTATGCAAGCACTGGTGATGGCTCACGCCTGCTATGGCCATAACTCCTTCTTCAAGAATAACTATCTGTTCCGTGCATGGACAGATGCCAGTTCCATCGTGGATTACCTGCTGTTTGCTCGCCACTACATCAGTGAATGCGAGGAACGTTATGGTGTGGAAGAAGTTGAGCGGCTGCTCGATTCTTGCCATGCGTTGATGAATTACGGGGTGGATCGCTATAAACGCCCACAAAAAATTTCGTTAGTTGAAGAGACTGCCCGTCAAAAAAGTCGCGAAGAATACCTGCAAAGCCAGGTTAATTCATTGTGGAAAACGCTGCCACGTAAAGATCGTGGGGAAGTACAAGCACAGGCCCAACGTTACCCCAGCGAGCCACAAGAAAACCTGCTCTACTTTATGGAAAAAAATGCCCCTTTGCTGGAATCTTGGCAACGAGAAGTGCTGCGGATCGTCCGAAAAGTTAGCCAATATTTTTACCCACAAAAACAGACTCAGGTCATGAACGAAGGCTGGGCAACCTTCTGGCACTACACCATTCTCAATCATCTCTATGACGAAGGTCAGGTCACGGAACGGTTTATGATGGAGTTTTTGCATAGCCATACTAACGTTGTCTATCAACCTCCTTATAACAGCCCTTACTATAACGGCATAAACCCCTACGCACTGGGTTTCGCCATGTTCCAAGACATCAAGCGTATCTGCCAATCACCGACCGAGGAGGATTACTATTGGTTCCCTGATATCGCTGGCAAGGATTGGCTGGATACGCTTCATTTCGCGATGCGTGACTTTAAGGACGAGAGCTTTATCAGCCAATTCCTATCACCAAAAGTCATGCGAGACTTCCGGCTCTTCACTGTATTGGATGATGATAAAAATAATTATCTGGAGATTTCGGCCATTCACAATGAAGAAGGCTATCGTGCTATCCGCAATGAATTATCCGCACAATATAACCTGAGCAATCATGAGCCCAACATTCAGGTATGGAATGTCGATTTACGCGGGGACCGTTCTCTCACCCTGCGCTATATCCCTCATGACAGAGCACCGCTGGATAAGAGCCGCCAACAAGTGATGAAACATATTCATCGTCTTTGGGGGTTTGATATTCATATGGAGCAACTGAATGAAGATGGCAGTATTGAGCTGCTAGACAGCGTGCCGCCAAGGGCGAATAAGCTTTAG
- the pheS gene encoding phenylalanine--tRNA ligase subunit alpha, translated as MPHLAELVAKAKAAIENAQDVAALDLVRVEYLGKKGHLTLQMTSLRELPAEDRPAAGAVINQAKQEVQEALNARKDSLESAVMNARLAAETIDVSLPGRRMENGGLHPVTRTIDRIETFFGELGFSVESGPEIEDDYHNFDALNIPAHHPARADHDTFWFDATRLLRTQTSGVQIRTMQGQQPPIRIIVPGRVYRNDYDQTHTPMFHQMEGLIVDRDISFTNLKGTLHDFLRNFFEEDLQIRFRPSYFPFTEPSAEVDVMGKNGKWLEVLGCGMVHPNVLRNVGIDPEVYSGFAFGMGMERLTMLRYGVTDLRAFFENDLRFLKQFK; from the coding sequence ATGCCACATCTCGCAGAGCTGGTTGCCAAAGCGAAAGCAGCCATAGAAAATGCCCAAGATGTTGCCGCGTTGGATTTGGTACGCGTCGAATATCTGGGCAAGAAAGGCCATTTGACCCTTCAGATGACATCGTTACGTGAGCTGCCAGCAGAAGACCGCCCAGCAGCCGGTGCAGTCATTAATCAGGCCAAGCAGGAAGTACAAGAAGCACTTAATGCCCGCAAAGACTCGCTAGAATCGGCGGTCATGAACGCTCGGCTTGCAGCTGAAACCATTGATGTCTCTTTGCCAGGGCGTCGTATGGAAAATGGTGGGCTGCATCCGGTGACGAGAACAATTGATCGTATTGAAACTTTCTTTGGTGAGCTGGGCTTTTCTGTTGAGTCAGGCCCTGAAATCGAAGATGACTATCATAACTTCGACGCATTGAATATTCCGGCACATCACCCGGCTCGTGCTGACCATGATACCTTCTGGTTTGACGCCACTCGCCTGTTGCGTACCCAGACATCAGGGGTACAAATTCGTACGATGCAAGGTCAGCAACCTCCGATTCGGATTATCGTGCCAGGCCGTGTTTATCGTAATGACTACGACCAAACCCACACACCGATGTTTCATCAGATGGAAGGGCTTATCGTTGATCGCGATATTAGCTTCACCAATTTGAAGGGCACTTTGCACGATTTCTTGCGTAATTTCTTCGAAGAAGATCTGCAAATTCGCTTCCGACCTTCTTATTTCCCATTCACTGAGCCATCTGCTGAAGTGGATGTTATGGGCAAAAATGGGAAATGGCTTGAAGTACTCGGCTGCGGCATGGTGCACCCAAATGTATTACGAAACGTAGGTATTGATCCTGAAGTCTATTCAGGTTTTGCATTTGGCATGGGGATGGAGCGTTTAACAATGCTGCGTTACGGTGTCACTGATTTGCGAGCCTTCTTCGAAAATGATCTGCGTTTCCTCAAACAGTTTAAGTAA
- the ihfA gene encoding integration host factor subunit alpha, whose product MALTKAEMSEHLFEKLGLSKRDAKDLVELFFEEVRRALENGEQVKLSGFGNFDLRDKNQRPGRNPKTGEDIPITARRVVTFRPGQKLKSRVEGATPKE is encoded by the coding sequence ATGGCGCTTACTAAAGCTGAAATGTCAGAACATCTGTTTGAAAAGCTTGGGCTTAGCAAACGAGATGCTAAAGATCTGGTCGAGTTATTCTTTGAGGAAGTACGTCGTGCTCTCGAGAATGGTGAACAGGTTAAACTCTCTGGCTTTGGCAATTTTGATCTGCGAGACAAGAACCAACGTCCGGGCCGTAATCCGAAGACGGGTGAGGACATCCCTATTACGGCGCGCCGTGTGGTGACTTTCCGTCCAGGGCAAAAGCTAAAAAGCCGAGTAGAGGGTGCCACTCCAAAAGAGTGA